The following are from one region of the Amia ocellicauda isolate fAmiCal2 chromosome 1, fAmiCal2.hap1, whole genome shotgun sequence genome:
- the rnf26 gene encoding E3 ubiquitin-protein ligase RNF26 → MGLVYFLFCCIGRTIDFLCFLLDLNFCVVNSLIRLLLGLASFIYHLPMLLTNSVVQCWNLALFCMLTTVEGLVGAAQGSLNVLSGWLRVFCGMSESFKMVGHLSSHVLLRTKELLHRGLLSGHSLLRQVCEGCGIALSLVLYFVNTMVNMLLIGTQNCFSVAAATWDSVSGPLQKAVEFALTLFSYLSSSLVGTAIILWTPCQLALEFLCSLSHIFISVFLLNLYGLVLTLGIVSATTLYLNPGLPRRGADRTLRYISTVPSLSRLHRVLYRLYLVALAQAQAVLELEIWQRVVWQGSQTGQGGGQGAAAAAAAAFEGNVDVGAQEARHPAGFAEEYLVGEMATLIQPPHGAPENGEPAPPLGAQLGDNIPAAPALPSSSTDRPLQRHPSGDGYKEPLPDSLLTLLKEHEERKKCVICQDSIKTVLLLPCRHLCLCRECTNILLRQPIYQHNCPLCRQMILQTMDVYL, encoded by the coding sequence ATGGGGCTGGtgtactttttgttttgctgcatCGGACGCACCATAGACTTCCTGTGTTTCCTGCTGGATTTGAACTTCTGTGTCGTCAACTCGCTGATCCGGCTGCTGTTGGGCCTGGCATCTTTCATCTACCACCTGCCCATGCTCCTGACCAACTCGGTGGTGCAGTGCTGGAATCTGGCTCTGTTCTGCATGTTGACCACCGTGGAGGGGTTGGTGGGGGCGGCGCAGGGCTCCCTGAACGTGCTGAGCGGCTGGCTGAGGGTGTTCTGTGGCATGTCGGAGAGCTTCAAGATGGTGGGCCACCTCTCCTCGCACGTGCTGCTGCGcaccaaggagctgctgcaccGCGGCCTGCTGTCGGGCCACTCGCTGCTGCGGCAGGTGTGCGAGGGCTGCGGCATCGCGCTCAGCCTGGTCCTCTACTTCGTCAACACCATGGTCAACATGCTGCTCATTGGCACGCAGAACTGCTTCTCCGTGGCCGCTGCCACCTGGGATTCAGTGTCCGGGCCCTTGCAGAAGGCAGTGGAGTTCGCCCTCACGCTCTTCAGCTACCTCTCCAGCAGCCTGGTGGGTACGGCCATCATCCTGTGGACTCCCTGCCAGCTGGCCCTGGAGTTCCTGTGCTCCCTCAGCCACATCTTCATCAGCGTCTTCCTGCTCAACCTCTATGGGCTGGTGCTCACGCTGGGCATCGTCTCGGCCACCACACTCTACCTGAACCCAGGGCTGCCGCGACGGGGGGCCGACCGCACCCTGCGCTACATCAGCACAGTGCCCTCCCTTTCCCGCCTGCACAGAGTCCTGTATCGCCTCTACCTGGTGGCTCTGGCCCAGGCACAGGCCGTGCTGGAGTTGGAGATCTGGCAGCGAGTTGTGTGGCAGGGCAGTCAGACTGGGCAAGGAGGAGGCCAGGGggcggcggcagcagcagcagcagcgtttGAGGGAAACGTGGATGTTGGTGCCCAAGAAGCCAGGCATCCGGCGGGGTTTGCTGAAGAATACCTGGTGGGTGAAATGGCCACCCTAATTCAGCCTCCCCACGGTGCTCCTGAGAACGGAGAGCCCGCCCCACCCCTAGGCGCCCAGCTGGGCGACAACATCCCAGCTGCCCCCGCCCTCCCCAGTTCCAGCACAGACAGACCCTTGCAGAGGCACCCCTCGGGCGATGGGTACAAAGAGCCTCTGCCCGACAGCCTGCTTACGCTGCTGAAGGAGCACGAGGAAAGGAAGAAATGTGTCATCTGCCAGGACAGTATCAAGACCGTTCTGCTGCTGCCCTGCCGGCACCTGTGCCTGTGCCGTGAATGCACCAACATCCTGCTGCGCCAGCCCATCTACCAGCACAACTGCCCTCTCTGCCGGCAGATGATCCTACAGACCATGGACGTGTATCTCTGA